The DNA region TCATCTATAATTAAGTTGAAATGATCTTCATCTGTAACTTGGTTGGATACTCTCTGGAGACTTTTCTGTCTCTAAAATACTTTGATTTTAATGAAGGAAATTGTATAATGAAATAGTGTTACAGGGAAGATTAACCAGCTAGGTTCAGGACAAGTTGGAGGTAAGAAGACAGGGGGACAGGTTGGAGGTAAGAAAATGGTTGGCCTTTATGTGTGGGCAAGACAGTGAGTTTAGGGAAGGTAGTTGCTTTGGGAATGGAATGGGGGATACTTTAAGCCCTCTTGCATCAGTTAAAAATTGTCTCCCTTCTCCTTAAAAATTTCAGGAGACTTCATTTAAGTATGAGTATTCAAGGATTTGGttgctggtattttttttcttatagcttgtattattattaatattgttaatcTTTAGCAAAAGATTGAATAAAGCATGGCATATCATGCCATAACTATTTAAGGAATGTGCTGTTAATCAGTTTGTGCAATGGAAGTAATTCGTGGAAACATTTTTTAGGTCATTCTTTTGGATTTCTGAAAAATGATCAATAAAGAATTCAGTTCATTCTTTGTTTAGCACCCTGCCAAATAGGAATCTACTTAGAATATGTTCATGTATTCCTTCTAATATGGTATTATCCTTTACTATCACTTTGTCAAATAGAAAGGAAACTTTGCTTCAAAACTGTAACCTTTTAAACTGCCTTATAACTGTTTTTTTTGATCATTCTTttattccttgtctgtaaaaagGGGATAAATACCTTctctataatattttataaggaGATGAAGTAGCATAGTGCTTCACATATTTCTTAGGTGCTTGATAAAATTTAATTCTACTGCCCTTCCAGTGCACAAGCTCAGgtatacatatttatgtttttctaCTTGTAGttattttgtgtcattttttttaagctaatttttttattccccctcttccccctttcAGCTTACATGTCTTCTTCTTGGTATAACATTTTAGATAATTTTCTATCATGTTTCTAATTAtactagtaaaaataaaattttccctcCCTTGACCGTACCCAGTTGTAATAGTTTGACTCAAGCAACTCAAATTTAATGACcatgtatttttgtttcctagaAATAAATCTTTCTCTGTTCCTACTCAGTGGTATTAATTCTATATGTTTTAAAggaattcagtttttaaattaaatttaaaataactcaaTTATGAAGTATTCAAGGATTGATGATCCAGTTTGAAATTGATgcattcctctcttctcttttgattttttttttcctacccacCAGGTTCAATAAAATGCAACTCAGAGCTTTTGAACTTACTAGCTGTTTTTATGAAATCAagtgttttttaaaggaaaaataaaagtaaatgctaATCTTTGAGTTCTTTATTTCATATTGTCTTCCTCTACTCTCCTTACTATAAATTAATTGTGCCAATCCTTAATTGACTAAATATATTACCTTACGCATTGTTTCcttctccaaaattttttttgctgATGTTCAGATGATCTCCAGTCTCTAAAATATTTCCGAAGTTATGTATTTTCATAATACAGCATAGAATAATAAGTATATGAAGGGTTGAAGTAAACAAATCTCATGAGTCTTTAGAAGGGCTTATTGAAGAGCCAAAGGGCGCAATTTTTGGAACATGTATGTTTATAATGTTGAAGGTGTAGAGAGTGAATGGGAAGGCAAAGTAAAtgtggaggaaaagaaaacttgaCAGGtatagagaagaggagaaagaaaatggagggaaGAGATAAGAGATGTTGGTTTAGAAAAAGTTTGAAGTAAAcatattcagaaaaagaaagcaagagaaaaaaaatagataaaaggtGTTACAAGTCAGTAGGTACTCACAAGGGTGCTCATTTAGTGTTTTATTGGGCTCCCATAGGGCTGCCATTAAGAACACTAGGAGTCTTGGTTCTGTGTGTCACCTTGGAGAAGTCAGTTAACTTATCTGAGGCTCaggcatctgtaaaatgtgaacaTTGGATTAGGTTTCTTGGTTGTCAGTAACTGTGAGAAACATTCCTATGGGAAATTTGCAGCTATAGCTGACTTTAGAACAGCATATTTAGGGAAAAGgatgtaagctccctgagggtagGAGCTTTTTCTATCttattcactgttgtatccccagcAGCTAACACAGTGCTTGATGCATGGtaggcacacaataaatgtttgttgagtaagTGATGTGAAAAGTGTCATGTTGGTGGTTCATTACGGGAGCATCTAGAGGGCCTAGAGGAAAACTAGTGTgcttgagaaaaggaaaagactggTGTCTTCTGAAGAAATCTTACATAGGCTGGTTTTTAATCTCTTGTTCTTCCTTATCTTGTCCCAAATTCAGAGAAGGTGGCTGTAGCTAGCGCTATACTCGTGGTCACAAAACTTGTAGTGACCAGACATACATATAATGACTAAACCAACATGATCTAGATCAGTTCCCTTTGTGTGACTTAAAGAAATGCAGAACCAAGCTCAGGTCTTCATGGTATATGAGTACACATAGAATATAACAGCTATATTGAGTTGGATTTATTGGCTTTGTTCAGTTGAGAAGCAGTTAGGCTGCAAGCTGAGTACTGAAGCTGGCAGATTCCAGTGAAATCTTTGTGATTCACTGGTATCCCTAGGTTACAAAGCGTTACTGTTACAAACAGGTTACTGTTATGCAAAAAGATAAATTTGCAGAGATATTTGAAGGAAAATATTCagaacataatatatatattccaatttTTGGAAGTCATAGTTTCAGAATATTCAGGTCTTTGAAATTCTTGGACCTAAAACTAGACCAAAAAGTAGGGAGGGAGTAGCTTTAAATCCCTATCGCTAAAAGTCCTCTACTTATTCACTAACTCTCATTCTatcttaccacttttatttaaccTCCAGTTCAGAATGTTTGGTTGACTGATGTGCCATTCCACAACAGACTAGTAACAGAAGGCACCAAAATGTGTGAGTAAGGAAGATGGAGGCAAGGAGGCATATTGACATCCATAGGCAGGTGTGATGACAAAATAAGTGATAGCTGAACAAACTTGCTTTGAGGGATAAAAAACATCCAGAACATTAAATATCCACAATAATTATTCTGAatcattaacaataataatttatatttcatattaacACAAGGCAGGAAACAATAAGTTTATCCCAGatggttaatttttctttttaatgttttatttctgagTGGTAAACTCCTCAGTAGGTtttgaaaaatacacatattggaacacatccatTCCCACATCTGGCCCCAGAAATACTAGACAAATAAAGGTCATTCATTGTactttgaaatcttttaaaatgttatatattcttgTCTCTTATAACTATATCAGGTTGAGTTTTTAACAGTTGCTGACATTTTATGTTGGGTTTGTAAAAAATTGTAATGTTGAGAAGTATGTATGTGTAAATAGTAataaagagactttttcttaaatgcatttgaaaaggatcatataaaaattaaagctCCTTCAGCAAAGTGGGGATTAAATGTCTGCGTACCTCAGTTatgatttaaaacataaaaacacacaagATTGCAAATTTCTTAAAGGCATATTTgtacaaaatgtttttattctgaaACATAAGTCATCTAATTTGTTATAGTCATTGGTAGACAGTTtattgtaaaatagaaatatgcAAAGAAGATAGAAAtatgaaagcaaagaagaaatatgaaagatagaataatggaagcAATATGAAAATTCATAATATTAAATTTCAGACATACATTTTTGTTAAAATCAGAGTCCATTTGGAGTGAAAtgaatatttccatttaaaattttcatattatattaATGTTAGgtcagtttttaatgttttaaattaccaACTCCAGAAGATGGATAACAATTTCATTCCTGATGGCAATGAATTTCcttcttctgaatttttttaataggtGCACTAGGCCTTCCAATGAGGGGGATGAGCAACAATACCCCTCAGTTAAATCGCAGCTTATCACAAGGCACTCAGTTACCGAGCCACGTCACGCCAACAACAGGGGTACCAACAATGTCACTTCACACGCCTCCATCTCCAAGCAGGTATTTATTGATGGACCAGAATATTTCTCAAAATGTATCTTTGTAGATTAAGcaagctttttagttttttaataagGTAACTAATTATTTGATTTTCTGGTTCAGTGCCTTtcactgaggaaaagaaagttgatACCCTATgctcattttatttcattgcaAATTGATAAGTATAGTGTAAGATGCTTTTATCTTGCAGCTAGGGTATTGGTTATTAGCTGGGATGGGTATCAAGGATTAATCACCACCTGGGGGGCTTTTTTCAAAAGCATGCTCTCCTCCTCAAAGGAGGACGTGCAATTTCAGATCACTCCTCAGATAATTCTGTTTATTGCTCCCTCACCACACATCCATTGCTCtagtgagaataaaataaaacagatttacAAAAATGGTGCATATTAGTTTGAAGAAGCTAGAATGACATACATTTGGAATGAAATTATTCtgaatatatatgtgaaataacATTTGTATTTTATGTCATAGTCACACCAATAGTTCTCTCATCTTCAATATCACCATATATTCTTCTGTGATTTGCCCTTTCTTGTTGGTTTGTTTACTTTGGCTTTTCAaagagctttttttcttttcaaatgaccAGACAAAAgagttaaatgaataaaaattagcaATGCAATTTGAAAGTATATTTGAGATTCTAGGATTAGGCCAATTGATTATTTACAGAGAATTTTAATGAGTGATTGTAGAGAGCTTATTTAGTATAATGGACTTCTTTTTCAGGGGTATTTTGCCTATGAATCCTAGGAATATGATGAACCACTCCCAGGTTGGTCAGGGCATTGGAATTCCTAGCAGGACAAATAGCATGAGCAGTTCAGGGTTAGGTAGCCCCAACAGAAGCTCGCCAAGCATAATATGTATGCCAAAGCAGCAGCCTTCTCGACAGCCTTTTACTGTGAACAGGTAAGATATTTATTGATACTGTGTATAATTGTTCTTTCTGGGTATTTTCAAATTTGCCTTTTCATATTCAACATTCTGTTCTTGAGTCTTGGCTTCTGTTTCATAAGTGTGTTTCATCATATATTTTGACCAAAGCTTCTCTTTCTGTTACATATCACAACTTTAACCTCCCAAACTAAAGACATGTTCTTTTGAAAAtcagtttgcttttttgttactgttgttagAAAAGGATTGTTCTTAGGTTGCCAACTGGCAAATTTTTGTTGATATGTCCTTCCTCTATTAAATGAGGCTGGTCACCTGTGTGGTAAAAGCTTCATACCTATGAATAGGACTGGAGACATATTTGACTATTACTGCCTTGCTTCATTTACGCTTTGGTTAAGTTGCTTTTCAACTGaatttcagttttgttctttggAGACTTAATAACAGAGACTTTTTGAAGACTACATCTGTAGTATTTGAAAATAGTATCATGTCCTGCgatttaaaaagatgaatttgCGCTTTTCACTCCTTTTTGCACTGGTCATTGCATATACTGCTATGCAAATAATAGTTAACAATATGAAAAACAGTTACCCATTTTGTTAGGATTTTAAAGCTATTCAGGTAATTTATATGAGAGTTATGTCTACAATAGGGCTTtctttactgtaaaaaaaaagcattttagtttgattgttcatttttttttaatggggaatATGGGGAGAAAGGATGTTGCTATCATCAGAGCCATTTAATTCACTTTCTTTTATCTAATACTCGTAAATTCTGAATTAAAATAGGTTATTAGcacatttcctttttaatcttCATCCCATAACCTCCAATTCTTACTTTTATTTAGACTTATGATTACTTCTTTTATAATTTGACTgctcttttaatttttacagaAGTTATTTTTGTAAAGGGTTATCAAAATTCTCATCTCCTTGACGTTTCCTAATGATATAATACTTCTTGGGCTTTAACACATCTTTCTGCATTCTTGTAGTATCGTTCATTGaatgtatgtttaaattttttgcctttccatattttttcacattctagtttttaaaaaatactttgcttATAAATTGTCAATGAAGTATGGGTCTCTAAAGCCCTGCTTATTATTATTGATAAGTTGTATGTATTATGGAATGTTTTCATCTCTTACTACTTACTCAGTGTTTGAGGATACCTAGATCATCAGCAGTTCTAACATGCTATTAAACAGAAGTTTCTGTTGACTTTTCTGCTCTTCTCTAGAGTGTTTCACCAACTgcattattttatgaaaatattgttTGGCCATAGTTAGTTTTATAAATctaggcaaaaaattaaaaacccagtCATCTTCAAATAGTTTAACCTTACTCATAACAGTAATACACTGTCTTTTATCAGATTATTTGATGTGAAAGTTGCATACTTTCATTTTAGAATTTGCATTAACGATTCTTGTTGACATGCTTAATTACTCTGGCCTTGCTTTAAATTCAgccttattttttgtttgtttgttttcccatgTTTAGGCTTGTGCAAAAAAGGGAAGCTGTGGTAACTATTTACCAAGTACCTTACTTTAGAATTAAGAGCACTAtggagagatttttatttttaagtagctAAAAGATAAACTAGATGATGTGTTTTAGAACACTGAATTCAGTTAAAGAAAAGCACCATTTAATTCACGTCAGctgaacatttactgagtgccttttGTAGCCTCCTGAATGCTAAGGGCAGGAGATGCAAAGAAGTATATGACATGAACCCTGTCCATGAGGAGTTTATGTTCTAGTTGGGAAAGACAGACTGTATGAAAGATCTTTTATGAAAAGTAATAATAGCACATTTTACCAGTAGTGGAAGAAAAACAAGTATTCAGGAACAGTAGTCTTAAAATAAATTGCCTATTTTTGAGGTTTATTACTTCTTCCATTATATCCAGTAAGTTGGCTCTCCAAGTATACAAAACTACACCCTTAATCTCTATTTTCCTCAAGGCCTATATAaattctttgctttttgttttttaattcatctgTTTAAGATGTTTTGGTTCTCAGTTGTTCATGAAAGGACTTTAGGGAAGCTTTAAGTAACAATAAAGATtcaactcaaaaaaaaattagtatttgtttttaaacatgttGTTTTATATGAGGAGATCAAAAGTaaacacttttgtttttcttcatctgaaagtTAGTGTTCTTACTgtatatctaaaattattttctgtgtacCCAGTATGTCTGGATTTGGAATGAACAGGAATCAGGCATTTGGAATGAATAACTCCTTATCAAGTAACATTTTTAATGGAACAGGTAAGCTTATTCTGGAGCCAGTACCCTATAAAAATACGATAGATCTTGAAATATAAAGCAATTCAACATACTAGTCAAAATATTAAAGGAATTTTTGTGTTAAGATGATAGAACTTAATATAGGGAGAATTTGACAGGAAATAGGATTTAATTCAGTGAACAGTTGAAAgatagttaaatatatttttttcacttggcATGTTAATAGCACAGTGTTATAACATcagatttatttctttaacatctGGAGAAAGTGTAAACATTTACTTAGTCTGTACTTGTGCCTCAGAATCTTTTTTGCTTCAAGAGCTTTTCCTATCTCAGTCCTGTCACTACAGTCTAAACTAGGTTGAGTGGTATGGCATTCTGGCTATAGAGACCCAGATTGAAGAAACCTTTAAAATTATATGGAGCGCttacaattttttcttaatagttttaatAATACTAATTTTGGCATTTAACTCTTACAAATTTTTAATCCAGTTTTATgtgtaaaattcagaatttaATTACATGGAAAACCAATTCTGATTTTGACAATAAAGAATTCTTGCAGTCTGttggtttatttcttttatcagcTGCTTCAGACAGAAGGGAACAGGAGGCTTTGTTGCTATTCTGCTTCAGGTTTCACCTTCTTCCACCCTTGCCTCCAAACCCTTtcctgagaaaggaaataaaggatgTTTTATGGTCATAGGAGCAAAAATGAATATGATTGTTGAGAGAGAAATACGCGTGAAGGAAGTGGAAGGTGAAAGAATGATCAATGAAATGGGGCGTACGTGAAAGCACGAGAAGATTTAGTAATTGAAATGACATTTCTGGCTATCggcttttaatttttcagtgttaTTGTATGTATAGTAGCATAGATTGACCAAGTGAgactttaaaatgtcaaattttagCATTTAAAGTTTTGCGTTCTAATGGAAAATACCCTATTTCATTGTTCCtcaaatgcagatttttttcatattttaatatctctGAAATTAGGCTGCATATCATAGTTTAATTAGCaaggttttttccccctaaatgaACCATAAAGTAACAGTGTGTCTCACAGTGCCATCTTATATTCTGAATTATGGTTTATACACTtctgtaaattttagaattatttttaagtcatttttaacTAAGTATATTTTACACTAGGAAAATTGTTTCCAAGTCTtaccctaaaaataaaaatttgtgagTTAATACTATTTTTAGGTTAAAATTATTCTCAAATAACATATGGTAGTTTTAAACTCCATCTTAGAGGACCTGAAGAAGTGTATTAAAAGTTAATACTTATTGAAAGTTTTTAGTTAATTTGTAATCAAGTAATTCAAgagattgctttttaaattaaagcacTATATAAATTGTTAATGTCTATTGTTGCCCTTTTATATagtaatatctttttaaaattcagaattcatGAActgcaatttctttaaaaacaatggGTATGAATGATTTTATCTTTTACccttcataaattttaaattgtcacCTGACTTGGAATGTAACTGTTTCCTATCAACAAAGTAATCTTGAGTTAATAGTTTCTTTCTGAGATTCTTCTAATTATGAAacttagagaaaaattaaaattaactggAAAAGGgggcaaaataaattgaaaatggtTATAATAAACTAGATgaaacagattaaagaaaaagtatagTGCAGGGTAAAGCTAAGCTAGAAAATAAGTTCTTCAAAAATTAAGAGTATAAGATTGTaagaataatagaataataaatgTTGAGAAGAGATCAAGGTGACGATTAAAATAGGCAAAGTAGAAATGTtgggttaaatttattttttaaaaggaaagaaactgatttttttttaattcaaaatgaacaaaaataaattttattcattccttatatatttattgagcgcctactgtgtaATAGGTAATATAAACTTCTGGGATTTGTATCATATTCTCATACAATTCACTCACTAGACATGAGAACCCTACACTGACCTACGTTCTCCACCCTACTTTATACCCTCAGCTGCAaaacacacgtgcacgcacacacgtgcacatgcacacgcgcacacacatttCACACACTCACGTGCATACACCTTTGTGTATGGGACTAATAGGCCACAGGAAAAAAGAAGTCCTTAGGGCTTCTGCTTCCATTGCCTATGCCTCAAATATGATTCAGGCTATCTGCAGGAGGCAGTGTCATTATCACACCTATGTTATAAATGAAGCTCCAAGCATTCCAGATACAACCTCTGCTTTTGGATACAATGAAAGAGTAGTTTTATCGCAACAGTCTCCCCTCTTGCTAACTAACAACGTATAACTTGAGTACCATCTTTCACAGGGGAAATAGTGTATCACCTTACTCCTTATTCTCTGTTAAGTCTCTAGGATTTGGGATTTTTATTATGCTAGTAAGTACATATTGCTTTGCTGAATTGTTCATAAAATTCTTTCACATGAAGtcaatccacaaatatttattgtacatTTACATATGCCAAGTACAGTGCTGTACATTGTTTAGGAAGAAGGCACTgttatttcaaactttattataGTTCGTCTTTAATAACctctttaaaatgtttgtagAATCAGTAACTAgtgttttttcttattatttagatGGAAGTGAAAATGTGACAGGATTGGACCTTTCAGATTTTCCAGCATTAGCAGACCGAAATAGAAGGGAAGGAAGTGGTAACCCAACTCCATTAATAAACCCCTTGGCTGGAAGAGCTCCTTATGGTAATTAATTAAGCTTTTAAATTAATGGCCAGTGAAAACTTTCTGTTGCACGcacgtacacatatatatatgtacgtatatgcatgtgtgtgtacacacatgtatTTATGTGTTTTCTAATCAGAGTAGTGTAATTTTGTCAGAGTTGATAAATGCAAAGTGCTTTTTTCTCCCAGAATACCATGATAGCAAAGTTAAATGGGAAAACTTAATTTGTATAGAAATCCCAAAAGGAAGTCTTCATTGGTATTCAGAAGTTATTTTCTTCTGGCATTTCTGCCTTAATTCACCTTAATAATGATTCTATGGTCTGCCTCTTCTCAATTcatcacacattttttaaaagaatacattcCCACATTCCTAGTGATTAATAATGACTAACCATACATTAACAATTTTTTCTAAGCCAGTTTCTCAACCTCCACACTACTGACATTTGAGTAGGTAGTTTCTTGTAAatgaggggctgtcctgtgcattgtagaatatttagcaacatccctggcctctgcctactTGCTGCCAGTagcaccacccacccacccccgcatTGTGACAACCACAGATCTCTCCAGATTTTGACAAATGtctcatggggaaaaaaattacctcCTGTTGAGAACTGCCGTGGGTCATGTATAGTTTATGTAGGCTCTTGGTCACCATTAATACCCTTTTTCACTGTCTTTAATAAATAAGAGATTGGCTAATAGATGCTGAATGAACTagacatgaaaattatataacaGGAATATAACCATATTCTTTTTATCCTTTGCACATACTTGTTTGCTTTTGGTAGAATCTGATACAGACCAGTAGCAGAAACAATGAACTTAGAGGGATCATTTCATCACTTTTCTAAGAtaactatttttcccattttcaacCAAGAGGGATTTCTGTGGCTTTCAAAATATGAATACAAATAACAACATGTGAAGAAGggaaaaatttattattatacaCATTAAGTTTCCTAATTAGCCTTCCcccccagaaaaaaacaaaaatgatctgCCCTGGAAGTTGAGTACCTAGCTACTTGATTCTCAGTTCAGACTCTAATGTTTTTAACCTTTCCTCATAGGTCCATTTTTTCATCCCTTTAATCATTCCCGTTGCTCTCCTTGGACCACCTCTAGTTTCTCCATATCGTTGTTGAATTGTGGAGCCCCAAACTGGATATTGTTCTCCAATAAGGGCCTGACTAATGCCAAGTATAGTGGGAGGATTACTTACCAGTTCTTGCATGTTTTACATCTATTACATGGAGTCCAAGAAAATCTGAAATAATATGGAGTTGTTTTATAATTGATTGCAATTTGCTCACCCTGTAAGTCACTTTCAAGTAGAATACTGAcatgttctttaaattttattttgttcatttgtatttGACAATTAACTGGTATTTATAATAACTAGTCAAATATTTAAAGCAAGTTTTTAAACcaaaaattttcataattattacCAATATCAAACTATGTTTTTTCAGCATCTGTATATGACATTAGATTAGAATTATAAGATTACCACTTATTTCCCttgtattattttgtatatttagctATTAATCAGTATATAAGAATTTAGTTATTCATTGTTACCCAGAACACCAATTTTTTGAAGTTTGCTTTCATAGCgtaatttaaaaatccttttggtATATTATTGTGAGAAAAGTTAACTTTTTATAATTTGTAGCAAAATATCATAAATATCAATTGCAATTCTCTGGATTATTTTCATTACATAGTTGGAATGGTAACAAAACCAGCAAATGAGCAATCCCAGGACTTCTCAATACACAACGAAGATTTTCCCGCGTTACCTGGTTCCAGTTATAAAGATCCAACATCAAGTAATGATGACAGTAAATCTGTAAGTAACTGAGAAttatgtatgtgaattatatagtTTTTTCCCTTCAGATTTCTGTTATATTAACAGTTTTGTACACTGTATTAAGGACTTATTAAGTACTATTATGAAATTGTTTATCTTGAATATCTGTAATAACCTAACTTCTGAAGATGTGGAAAACCTTTATAACTTAGAAGATAgcctatttttttccctatttcatATAGGTTTGCAAATTTCTGTTGAACTTCTCAGAGTTAATTTAGACTTTTATTGTAGTCCCTGTCAGCTGGATCCCATGAAGTTTGATATTATAGCCTTCTAAGGAGCTGTGTTTTTCTTGAGTAAGTTTTCTCCTTGAAGAATCTTTATACACATTTTTATTCCTGTGTTGATTCAGCCAACCcagcttcctctttctgacttaacgaGTGTGTTTATTTCTTCCACATTTCACTGAAAatagctttttgtgtgtgtgatgggagtgtatattgttaaaataattgataaaagAAGATTATTGGGtaggaattaaaataaatatgaattttaaaagttcataattaaaatttaaaaaataaaaagttcatattttctaacttATCTTGGAGGTTTTTATGGTGATATTTTAGGTAATGTACTATATTTAGTTTGTCTTCTAAATATACTTCTAAAATATACTTCTAAAAATACTAATAAAGTATTGAGGAGTGTAACTCAAGAGTATCCCAAAATGAAAAGTTCTGAGATAGAGAGGCTTTTTTTGTCTGTGACTGAAGATCTGagataaataagaatattttccatatatttcttGTCCTTTAAGTACTCAAATATGTACAATACAGGATTTATTTGTATACCATGGCACAGTTGtggaaacaaaaaatttcatgtaGAACTTGAAAAACAGGTAATAATTTACTACCaacttaaatataataaaaaatgaatagaaaagtaCTAGTATATGAACTTGAAATTTTTACACATAACAAATTTTAatgtcacatttaatttttttcatgttagaATTTGAATACATCTGGCAAGACAACTTCAAGTACAGATGGACCCAAATTCCCTGGAGATAAAAGTTCAACAACACAAAATAATAACCAGCAGAAAAAAGGGATCCAGGTGTTACCTGATGGTGGGActctataaaatatatcaaagatATTATAGAATtcactttttttactttttcctcaaAGATAAAAATGACTGTGTTTTTCTTATCCAGGTCGGGTTACTAACATTCCCCAAGGGATGGTGACAGACCAGTTTGGAATGATTGGCCTGTTAACATTTATCAGGGCAGCAGAGACAGACCCAGGAATGGTACATCTTGCATTAGGAAGTGACTTAACAACATTAGGCCTCAATCTGAACTCTCCTGagtaagtttctttcttttctccctacaTTTGTGTATAGTACCTCCCTgcagtttttaatttcatgtctGCAAATTATATCACCTGCTGCCACTCATTGTTGCTGGTATTTGCTGACTCTTTGGGTCATTCCCTCTTATATTAGTTCCTGGATCACTCTCACTTTATAGTAATATTCCTCTTATAATTTAGCAGTTTCAGTATACACATATATGGTCTTTCCTAAATCCTGAAATCCCAGCTTCTTGAATTTCTCTCCAAAAATCGTACCCTTCATCATACCTCA from Pseudorca crassidens isolate mPseCra1 chromosome 11, mPseCra1.hap1, whole genome shotgun sequence includes:
- the CNOT2 gene encoding CCR4-NOT transcription complex subunit 2 isoform X3, which gives rise to MLKEIAQVTNSMFGASRKKFVEGVDSDYHDENMYYSQSSMFPHRSEKDMLASPSTSGQLSQFGASLYGQQSALGLPMRGMSNNTPQLNRSLSQGTQLPSHVTPTTGVPTMSLHTPPSPSRGILPMNPRNMMNHSQVGQGIGIPSRTNSMSSSGLGSPNRSSPSIICMPKQQPSRQPFTVNSMSGFGMNRNQAFGMNNSLSSNIFNGTDGSENVTGLDLSDFPALADRNRREGSGNPTPLINPLAGRAPYVGMVTKPANEQSQDFSIHNEDFPALPGSSYKDPTSSNDDSKSNLNTSGKTTSSTDGPKFPGDKSSTTQNNNQQKKGIQVLPDGRVTNIPQGMVTDQFGMIGLLTFIRAAETDPGMVHLALGSDLTTLGLNLNSPENLYPKFASPWASSPCRPQDIDFHVPSEYLTNIHIRDKLAAIKLGRYGEDLLFYLYYMNGGDVLQLLAAVELFNRDWRYHKEERVWITRAPGMEPTMKTNTYERGTYYFFDCLNWRKVAKEFHLEYDKLEERPHLPSTFNYNPAQQAF
- the CNOT2 gene encoding CCR4-NOT transcription complex subunit 2 isoform X4, with amino-acid sequence MRGMSNNTPQLNRSLSQGTQLPSHVTPTTGVPTMSLHTPPSPSRGILPMNPRNMMNHSQVGQGIGIPSRTNSMSSSGLGSPNRSSPSIICMPKQQPSRQPFTVNSMSGFGMNRNQAFGMNNSLSSNIFNGTDGSENVTGLDLSDFPALADRNRREGSGNPTPLINPLAGRAPYVGMVTKPANEQSQDFSIHNEDFPALPGSSYKDPTSSNDDSKSNLNTSGKTTSSTDGPKFPGDKSSTTQNNNQQKKGIQVLPDGRVTNIPQGMVTDQFGMIGLLTFIRAAETDPGMVHLALGSDLTTLGLNLNSPENLYPKFASPWASSPCRPQDIDFHVPSEYLTNIHIRDKLAAIKLGRYGEDLLFYLYYMNGGDVLQLLAAVELFNRDWRYHKEERVWITRAPGMEPTMKTNTYERGTYYFFDCLNWRKVAKEFHLEYDKLEERPHLPSTFNYNPAQQAF